The DNA region GAAGgtgataaactttttttaaaagttattttaattttatttatttctaaatagaATAGGTGTGTATTTGAAGCCATGATTCATTTCGATAAAAATTAATAGAGAAAAAGTTGTTTATCTGTAAGTTGCACTTTCAGTGCAAAAAGATTATTTTGAATCAACTGCATTGCCgaaaaatcatacatgtagacccaaaacttttgttttcaattttttataaagatgtgcatgtagattaataaaaaaaaaatacttagaTAAAACCTTGAGACGTTTGATCGCAGGACCAACCTCCTAAATACCTGTAAAACATGATCAAAAATTGGTTGCTTTTGCTTAGTTATTTGGGAAACCTGTCGATATGAACGTGGATTAgagttgtaataaaaaaaaaactggcaCCGATTAAGAATtccaatttttacaatatttgacctataaacatgttttaaatttttttttttttttttggtcaaggGACATAGATTCATTATAACCCTGAGCCCATGATTAATTCCATGATTAGAGACCTGTTTGTATGTATAAAGTATCAATTTTATTATAACTCCATCCCCTTTTGTTCACATTGGTACAGATACTTTGACCTAATTTAAACAGACTATGGCAATCCGCCATTTCTGTCCTGGTACGTACCGGTAGTGGAACAGTTCCGGGAAGGTTGTTGTATAAGTTACATTGTAATTACGGATTAATTAAATTATAGCACCAGTTCATTGCAACACaaacattaaaagaaatgtatatGCATAGCCAATAACAATAAATTCAATACTAGGGGTGGGGAATTTCAACATTAATTAAgatttattatttcttaaaagcGTGGATTTTATCAACAAGACgacttaaaaacaattaatacggtaattaattttttctataaatagcCATGACGAAATGTGTACCAGGTCACTTAAATGGCACAGTTGTTTGTACCCTGATCACTTttgaagcatatggaatctgtgcaataaagaataaaagttttgttgttgttgaaattATACAATTGGAAGACTCCTTATAAGAAGACCCAGTTTATGGTCAAGTAGTCAACGTACCAGCAAACATAAATTAACATAATATATCAGAATACTTGTGTAGTATTACATATTTAAgcaaagaagtttttttttaattcttgaaatttttctattattaagAACTTATTGGAATCCAATTATTTGTTTAATGGTTGGtacaaatttaaatacatgtatttccttcctcatgaaataaagaaaataaaaataaatctgcaTTATAAGAGAGATAAATGTTACATTTTCCCCATAATATATTGCATTGAATATTGCATATCTGTGCTATGGTTCTTgacacttttttaaaagaattgtctCATCTTTCAAAAATATGGGTACTTTGGTTAAAATATTGGTTAAAAAACCAAAACTCGGGGCAACTTTTTGTGAGCAGTACATATACACTTTTTGGTATGGATGGAACTGTAGCTTTACAGTTTGAAAACCTTAATTAATTTCTGGTAGAGCTTCAGTTCTGCGGCTATTCATAAAGCTTATGTTTTATGGCTATTGTAGATCATGTGAGCCATGTAGCCCATAGGACTCCTGTTTTATTTTGGCAATGGTCAAAGAGAACAAATGTTCTgatgttttacaattttaatcataaaattaattctttacATCTAGGTTCATGTTCATAATGATAATGGGTTCTTGTTGTATTTGTCATTACATGGTTGTGGtcaaaatgtatttcttgacattttttttttcctagtcattttttaaaaaatttattcatttgacAAAATCAGGTTCGATATTGTTGAAAAGACAAGAATTATTCAAATCAAACCATTGATGAGATTGCATTTTCAGGTACATATTAATTGTACATGCACACgaacaaataatattattgtaCCTCATTACAATAATTCTATACAAATGTGCCATTTGATTGGTCTAGACAGTCACGTGACAGGggtaacaaaacattttatcatactttcatgttaaatactgaaatctgattggtttagatgtagttgataatctgttctattaccctcagcgttagcaaatcacttggcaacgggtaacacaacgaattgctACATGCGTTTAAATTATGTTCGTACGGTTCGCCGTTGAATTCAGGTCCTTTCtgtataaaagcagtaaaattttctctgAAATTATGACAttcagtatgataaaataaatagtgcctgtttgggagggtaaccgTTAAAATTGACATCCCTCGAAAGCCATCGTCAACCGACGCTTTTGAAGGGTGTCAACATCAATGGTTCGCATCGGTTGACAGGTTTTccaggggtgtcaatttcaacggttaacctcccaaacaggcactatttatataatgtctcCCAGGAAATAAATACCATATTCCACTCCTATGGAATTCTTATGATTTTTCATTCCATTGGAGTGAATACTGGTAATACTGCATGCCTTAAAAAGCACAATATGCctttcatattttatgaaagaaattaCTGGTAACATACTAAGCACATTGTATCACTTTGTAACTACAAAATTAGGCCCTAATTTCATCTTCCAAACAATCCAAAAATACTTGGAAATGATACCTGTTtagaattcttaaaaaaaaaaaattattgaaacatGAAGTCCTGTTCAGCACTGGCATGAATCTGAAAATCTCCAACAATGGTGACAGGACTCAGCTGCACTTGCACCGATTCTTCCACAGCATCAGCGGTTATCAAGCAGGGCTTCAAATATTCCACTGCTGTGTCTGATTCTTGTGATTTCTCCGCCTCTTCTGTGGATTGGGGAGTGTGGGAGTTAAGATGTTTCTTGAGATCCCTGTTGAACAGGAAACCCTTCCCACAGACATTGCAGTGGTGTGGCCGGGAATCCTGGTGAAGTCTCTGATGGGCTCTCATGTTGCTCTTGTCGGAAAATCCTTTATTGCAGATAGCACATTTAAATGGCTTCTCtcctgaaaaaaattgaaaaaagaaggaaaaagtGAGAGTATTATGTCTTCTGTAAAGTGAAATTAAATCTTTCCTAAATCTTTAATTGATAACTTTAATAGCCATTTTCacattgaattcatttttgAGTTTCACTCAATTCAAGAAATTTAGCATTCTTCCTTTTTCACAATTACAAAAGACAGCATTAACATGTTAAAAAGGTTTACCAtcttttttttgtgaaaaaaaaataaacccaaaCAAACCTGTGTGTTTATTCATGTGAGACCTCAGGTCACTTTTGTCTGAGAAGAGTTTCTGGCATATTTCGCAAGTGTAAATTCGGCAGCCATAGCTTGCTATATCCTCGTGCTTGAGGTGTTTGGCCACAAAATGGCTTCTCAGATAGTTTGGATGTTTGAAGGCTTTCCCACACTCTGAGCAGATATGGGCTGGGTTGTTGTTATGGTGTGTCAGTTTGTGGGTGTACAGGCCACTTCTCTGATTGAAGGACATCCCGCAGGAATCACACATGTAGCTCCTCTTATTCAAGTGAATTTTCTCGTGTTCCTTCCTTATGCCGCTTGTGGAGAAATGCTGGTCGCAAAACTTGCACTTATGAGGCTTTTTGCCCGAATGAGCTCGTTTGTGAGACAAAAGGGACTGTTTGTTCTGAAACGACTTTCCGCAGTCGTCGCAGAGAAACTGCTTTTCTTTGGAGTGAGTCCACATGTGAGCATTCAGGTTGCCCTTTTCAGTGAAACCTCGGCCACAAATCTTGCAGATATGTGGAAGTTGAGCCAGATGCTTCTTAGAATGTCTGGTCAGGTTCTCTTTGGTTTTGGCGACATAGTTGCAAAATCGACACGGAAACATTCCATTGTTGTCATGTTCCAACTTGTGGCGGTACAGGTTCATTgccattttaaatgtttgtccGCATAACTCACAAGCAAGGTCAGTTTTATTGAACTTGGGTGCAGGttttggtgtttcatctagtTCTGGTATTGTTTTGTCTTCTGATGTACTTTTAGCATTTGTTTTTGCTTGTGCATTTTCAGAACAAATTCCATTTTTTTGGACCAGATCATTAAAGTTCTCTTCTCCGTTAGATGCATGGACTTCATCATGATTATCTAAAACTGCAGCAGATATCCTAGTGTCTGGGTTCTTTGTGTgcaattccaaatgtttttcaTAGTTTTCCTGACAATAAAACTCTTGATTGCAAACTTGACACTTAAAGTTTGCTTCATTTGATTCAGCCGTCGCTTTGCAATAGCTTTCCTTTTCATGAAATTGCAAATCGGTTTCAGA from Crassostrea angulata isolate pt1a10 chromosome 7, ASM2561291v2, whole genome shotgun sequence includes:
- the LOC128157540 gene encoding zinc finger protein 85-like isoform X1: MDEVCSCILTLCEMLDMTGHAALIMSVDWKNQKLYHCGAGAGRNFLLKNKSALTNFVKFCSGEFAAEVDISGECEKQENVAVIDIEPLLKENSDQDSGEWQKDLCKGSVNSRLNVTEFESSEHEGQDFQDHSGDESYTMNEECVNKAPVCESACEKSTESLEQVLQNTESSPKSKEEKTTMNGSKEIFNDLTSTEKKSIGDTENLSLRRSARKRKDQDNSEENRRRKVENGGKTVKGDSSQNSQGTVSSPGNQCVFCNKKLRNWSTLIRHVASHAGRRSRCRICNEVCNKTVDLQAHIKTHRSEKKSPLNGVTSSKHPKGLSEISSETKTRRNGSGETVMNKICSLCQVEFSSHSNLKRHMKCHNSLKMFKCYVCSVNFRTEQELSSHAASHQVSLVHYCRDCGQAFMSETDLQFHEKESYCKATAESNEANFKCQVCNQEFYCQENYEKHLELHTKNPDTRISAAVLDNHDEVHASNGEENFNDLVQKNGICSENAQAKTNAKSTSEDKTIPELDETPKPAPKFNKTDLACELCGQTFKMAMNLYRHKLEHDNNGMFPCRFCNYVAKTKENLTRHSKKHLAQLPHICKICGRGFTEKGNLNAHMWTHSKEKQFLCDDCGKSFQNKQSLLSHKRAHSGKKPHKCKFCDQHFSTSGIRKEHEKIHLNKRSYMCDSCGMSFNQRSGLYTHKLTHHNNNPAHICSECGKAFKHPNYLRSHFVAKHLKHEDIASYGCRIYTCEICQKLFSDKSDLRSHMNKHTGEKPFKCAICNKGFSDKSNMRAHQRLHQDSRPHHCNVCGKGFLFNRDLKKHLNSHTPQSTEEAEKSQESDTAVEYLKPCLITADAVEESVQVQLSPVTIVGDFQIHASAEQDFMFQ
- the LOC128157540 gene encoding zinc finger protein 85-like isoform X2, coding for MDEVCSCILTLCEMLDMTGHAALIMSVDWKNQKLYHCGAGAGRNFLLKNKSALTNFVKFCSDISGECEKQENVAVIDIEPLLKENSDQDSGEWQKDLCKGSVNSRLNVTEFESSEHEGQDFQDHSGDESYTMNEECVNKAPVCESACEKSTESLEQVLQNTESSPKSKEEKTTMNGSKEIFNDLTSTEKKSIGDTENLSLRRSARKRKDQDNSEENRRRKVENGGKTVKGDSSQNSQGTVSSPGNQCVFCNKKLRNWSTLIRHVASHAGRRSRCRICNEVCNKTVDLQAHIKTHRSEKKSPLNGVTSSKHPKGLSEISSETKTRRNGSGETVMNKICSLCQVEFSSHSNLKRHMKCHNSLKMFKCYVCSVNFRTEQELSSHAASHQVSLVHYCRDCGQAFMSETDLQFHEKESYCKATAESNEANFKCQVCNQEFYCQENYEKHLELHTKNPDTRISAAVLDNHDEVHASNGEENFNDLVQKNGICSENAQAKTNAKSTSEDKTIPELDETPKPAPKFNKTDLACELCGQTFKMAMNLYRHKLEHDNNGMFPCRFCNYVAKTKENLTRHSKKHLAQLPHICKICGRGFTEKGNLNAHMWTHSKEKQFLCDDCGKSFQNKQSLLSHKRAHSGKKPHKCKFCDQHFSTSGIRKEHEKIHLNKRSYMCDSCGMSFNQRSGLYTHKLTHHNNNPAHICSECGKAFKHPNYLRSHFVAKHLKHEDIASYGCRIYTCEICQKLFSDKSDLRSHMNKHTGEKPFKCAICNKGFSDKSNMRAHQRLHQDSRPHHCNVCGKGFLFNRDLKKHLNSHTPQSTEEAEKSQESDTAVEYLKPCLITADAVEESVQVQLSPVTIVGDFQIHASAEQDFMFQ